Below is a window of Humulus lupulus chromosome 9, drHumLupu1.1, whole genome shotgun sequence DNA.
AGCAAGCTAGATGAATCCCTTCACCAGCTAGATTCGAAATCCCTTCGAATCAAATCTGAACCTTTGATGGCTCTAGCAGCAAGCTTCACCTCCTTTGTTTGGCAATCCGAGGATACATGCTCTCCAAGAACTAGAATAACTCTCTGTAATCTTTATTGAATGAATATATGAAAACGTTACATTTGAATGAGTAAAGGAACTCTTATATATGAGTTCTGAGTACAGAGTTACAACTGAAAAATTAACTAACTATTTAACAGTCTAAAAAGTAATATAAGACTAACAGAATTAACGGCCACAACTAACAAAGAGtcagagaaagaaaggaagagagtACGAGAGAGAGGAAAGCTGGGGTTCTGGGATATCGTATCTGAGTTTTTCACCACTGTTTTGAACGTGAAAACTCAGGGGAGTGTGAGAGAGAAATACACTCGTTTGTGAGAGATATCTCATCAAGATTCAGCTTTGTGGATGTACTCTATTGTTTCAGATTTGATCTAATAAAGGAGAGAGAGAAGTGTTCCTAAAACTGGATTAGGAACAAGATCATTACTGACCTTGTTCTGAACCAGTATAACTCACTGTGTTGTTTCTTCTTTATTTAGTTTTCTGTTCTTGCATTAGTTTGATTTGTTTCTGTAATTACCACTCTGTTCTTATGTTTAGTTCATGTTCTAACAAGAGTTGTGCTTGTTAAGTTTCAGTTCAATAAATTGGACTAACTTGCTGTTATGTTATTGGGATCTTGAAGTTGAACTTATACAGACTTTCTACAAAGAACAAATTATCAACTGCAAAAAATAGATGAGATATAACCCAGCCAAAACACCCACAAGCAAGACCCTTTAAAAGTCCTCCGAAACTTTCTAAGTTACTAATTAATAACCAGACAATATTTTACCGAAGAAATACAACTGTTACATTTCAAACTCAATCATCATGAAAGCCTAACTCCATCATAATTCGAAACAAAAAGGACCACTCCAACCATCATATGCTTTGCCAATGTCAAGTTTATTGAAAAACTATATTCATactctattatatttttattatattatatataaaaaaaaaaagaataattattCATTTGTTGCCCTGCGTTTTGGCCGAGTACAACTTTAGTAACCTCTATTACGAATAAGAATGATTGAGTACTCTGTAATTGTAAAATTAGTCAAAAATGGTACCCTCTATTTGAATTTGGACATCAATTTTTTCAGAATATCTTAACTACCATTAACTATAAATCCTTAACTAATTAAAATATAGGGAATATGTGCACTTGCTACCCTATATTTTTACTGAGTACAACTTTGATACCTTCTATTACGAATAAATATCTAGTAACATGTAATTGTAAAATCagtaaaaaatagtattttagacACAAATTTAGTCAACATTGTTTTTATAATATCCAAATTACTctcaattataaataattaaatccttaaaatagttttaaaatattttaataaaaataaaaacataacttgataattaaataaaaataaaacaacttaAAACTTAATTAAATGATTGGATTCATAATTAAAACAACAATCATTCTATTTCAATCCATTGTTCTTCAAAGCCTCAAACCAAGAAAAAATGAGCAAATTTTTTTGTGAAATCTTATCAAAAGTTTGAATTTGTTATTCCTCTTTCTGGCTTTTCTTCACAGTCCAAACCAAATGAAaaaatttcaaactaataaagaaaaataaatcaaaatctaCATCAAAATTAGATCACGTTCTCTTCCGTGTTTCCTTCTCTCCTTGAATTTCTTTAAGTTGAACAAGTATAAATATTTTTCTTGTTCATATTCTCAAACAATGAATGAAAATTATATACAGAAttcaaatcaacaaatcaaaatgCATAATAtccatattcaaattttaaatacaaaatcgTAGTTAACTCGAAATATCAAACCTGAAAGTATCTGAAATATTCATGGATAAACTTGTATCGAGCTTGACATTGTGGACTCGTGAGTTTTAAAAAGTGTTCTTGATTTTTCGTATCGCTTGAAGCAATATTTCTTATTTTGACCAttttctattctattttttttaactgGTTTTGCAATTATAAGGTAtcaaaaaataattattcattttgtcaaaaaaaaaaaataataataagatacTAAAGTTGTACCAGGTCAAAACATATGGTACCAAATACTCATattccattttaaaaaaataaattaattcaagagTTAAGCTAAGGCAAATTTGtcgtttaaaaaaaattactgtcCAAATTTGGGTTCGTAATAGAGGATAATTATTCATAATAAAATGTACCAAAATTATACTCAACAATTATTCATAATAAAATATACCAAAGCTGTACTCCGCCAGAAAAACAGAGAGTAACAAATGCACGTATTCCCAAAAAAAATTgcttattaaaatatttattactGAAATGAGTGAAAAGCATTTGGTGAGACTAGTGATTATAATGCATTATTATTTCTGAAAGTAGATCACTTATCTTTGTTTCATTCGTATTGAAAAGTCGTGCAAGTTTATTTGGTTGAAAGACAGTCTCAGAAATTTCAATGAACACACAAGGAGGGACCAACCAACACCGCAATGTCGGAAAGAGAAACTGGCCTAATACCTTCTTTTTCTATAGTTGAAATTGGTTTAGAATTGGGCATGTAAAACAAATCCAAAAAAAGAAACATGACTAAGAAGCCCGAGTGACAACAAGTACCTTCAAAACTCATAGTGCAAGTACCATAAACACCTGAATTCGACTTAACAAGTAGAAGAAGAATCTGAATATTTCATGATATCACACTCTCTTTCTACAAACTTGAAATTAAAATGTTTGCGAAGTCTCAACTGAGAAAACTACATATTGGCTCAAAACTGGAAAAGTCCAATCAACCTTACTTAACTCAAGGCCTCTCTCTCCCTCCTTAGTCCCATTGGAGAATCACAACAATTGCCATTTCGTAAATGGGACTTGCACCACCAAATATAGAAAGCTTACAGCCTTCTACCTCTTCTACCACCCTTTCTACGGGTGCTGTCAGTTGGAATGGGAGTGACATCCTCTGAAACACAAACACACCACCATGTTAATAACTTTTATAATGAATTTGAAACCAATTCAGTCACCAAGAAAAAATTGACTTCTTATGTTTAAGGGAAGAATTGCCCAAAAGAAGATCCTTACCGATACGACCAATTCTCATTCCAGAACGAGCAAGAGCACGAAGAGCAGACTGGGCACCTGGACCAGGTGTCTTGGTTTTGTTTCCACCAGTAGCACGAAGCTTAATATGAAGGGCAGTAACACCCAACTCCTACATTATTAAGACCATAAATTAGTAACTAAGAAAGTAAGACTCAATTTAATTGCGATGAACTATGTCAACAAAACGACACAAAAGACGTGTATTTTGATATCACTATGATGAATGAATCCAAACCTTGCATCTCTGTGCAACATCCTGAGCAGCAAGCATAGCAGCATAAGGAGAAGATTCATCTCTGTCAGCTTTCACCTTCATTCCACCTGTAATGCACattataaatattttagtatGGAAACATTACCAAACTCAAACAGTAATTGCAAACGAAGGTACAACTATAAAAAATACTTTGAAATCCAAAAGCCAAGGTTTGAACAATAGGTTTCATATATAATGTGAATCACATTGAAAGCTACAAACATGTCATAACTGAATGGAGGTCAAATATAACCAAACATTTTAATAcaaaagcatatatatataacaaattgTATAGATCTTTCATCATTCCCTGAATAAAGAAAACAAATTCAAATCATAGCAAATGACGATATAGGACATCCTAAGCAGTGATAACATACTTCCTATTATCTATTATCAAACTTAATTTGAAATCACAAGGCCACAaggtttaaataaaaaaaattgtgtagaGATATACCACATCAAAACAGCAAACGAACACAACCACATGCCTCGTGAAGAGAAAATTAAACATGGGCTAACACATACACGATAAACATATTAACAGGTACAAAATACAAGTCTCTACAAGAAAAAATTTCCTACCAGTGATACGAACAAGGGTTTCTCTCCCAGAAAGATCAGTCACATGCTGCAAACGAACAAGAAATGAGAATTACTACCAAATATCATTAACAACAATTACATCCAAAGAAGAATAAGCTAGACTTACAATGAATGTGTCGTTGAATGAAGCAAAAATGTGGGCCACACCAAAAACATGCTCTCCTTCTCTGACAGCTGGGCCAAGGGTGACATTTTCCTCCTTTGGCTCCCTGTTCTTCCTCTTAGATGCCTGTAAAAAACATATCACACCAACAAAATTAACAAACAAAAACCACAagctaaaatattaaaaaaaaacttaatctaTGGGAAAGTCATTTATACCTGTGAACACAATCAATAAATATGGACCGATTGCAAGATTTTTTTTATATCagttaaaaaaaaatagcatGCACTCGATAACCCTCACAATGATACAGCAAGATTTTCATTTTTAAACAGTTTCTTAAGACAATAAAGAATAGTTATCATTTACCAATGCTACtctagagaaagaaaaaaaaagaaagataatTTTGCTTTGAGATATGCATTATGTTAATTTGAGTCATTCCCAAATATTTGTAAAAGAAAATCAATCCAGAACATATTACTTCATTAAAATAACCAGATTATCATGCTTTAAAACGAACCACATTAATGGGGAATTCTTTCTCATCTTAAATGAAAATGTTTCTGTACCCCAATACAAATTTATTTACAAAGGGTATAATACTATTCAACAAATTAACCCATTACTCAAAACCCTCAAATCTAGATCAACATTTACAGACACTATCAACATAcacagataaaaaaaattatccgtAGTATAAATTCAAACACCTAAAATTCCAAATCAAAAACATATTTTTCAGAACGCTATTGTTCTGGATCTGCAATAAAACTAAACTAAAATTGGTACAAACACAAACATCAATTTCGAGCTGAACATGGATGAGTATGAAAGATCCGCGTGTGAGAGCAACAAGTAAAAACGAATGAAAATACATGAAGAGAACATCGGATTCGTATGCGCTTACCATGTTTTCGAAGCTAGAAGACAGATACTGAGAGAGAGCGCTAGGGTTTCAAGGGACTCTTTTGAAGCTCTAGTAGCGGTCGCCTGAAGAAAACCCTACACAAGAAGAAGAGGATGTTGACATGTATGACTTAAAAACTAGGGTTTTGTGAAGATATCATTTTTACGAATTTAAGAATATGACCCTAATTTTGTGCTATATTATGATTATTCACCtaactttttatattattttatttttacccCATAAGCCCTCCAAAATATAATTTACACATCTTTGTTTTAACAAATGCCTACAAGACAACAAGCAATAGATAGACATTTTACCACATGATTTGTGGTGTAGTGGTAGGGATGTCTTAACTCTGGCATCCTTACTTGCTTTAGTCAAGGGTTTGAATCCCGTCACATTCCATCTTGAGAGGAATATGTATCTAGCTCCTTGAAGCCAAACTACGTTGTGGCAGTGTCATCCTTAATGGGAATGGATTGTTAAGGCATGCTTGTCGATGACTCAATCAAGGGAGGATGAGTTATGAGTCCCCTATAATTGGTATATGGTCATCGAGATTGCTAAAAGTCGAACGAATTGAGACCTTGGGCTAAGGCCCAATGGCCCCCTTAGCCAAAGGgcctatttttaaaaaatttcttttgAAAAGTACTATGGTTTTTAAGAAACTTTCTACAAAAGGGCACCAATATCTATTTGTTCCTAAGACCCAATATCATTTAAGGCCGACCCTGGATCTCCACCAAAGTGATCCCTTTTTATTCTTAgcaaaaaaaatagataaagatTTTACTCGATAGAACAAAAAAGATAGACATTTTAAAACatcttatattaatatatttttttaaaaaaactaatgcTCTCATCAAACTCGACATGggtaaatatcaattaattttttttttagaatattggcagtataaatacataaatttatGCAATTACTACACTTAAATGTTTAATTTTTAGTTTTGGACATACACATCTTCCGTCCACTTTTAGTTGCACCTACATACATGTTGTTGTCATTAGATGATATATGGCTGTGTGGGATtgatccaaatttaaatttaaattaaaaaatcatttaaaataagGATATTTGTAGTAAAAATACTCAACAAAATGTTATACTTAAGTgcctaaattatttttttaatagtaaAAGTACTCAAGTTcaacatttacttgtattgttggtgttatccaaaaaattaccattgatgacgtggcaagtgatccctggacatgtggctgacacctggaagagctctgctagggtatcgaccaaaGGATGCACTAGAAGCAGTAAGCCGCccggtcttacctgcgaccagcctggtcgatggttccacatacaaagtaacattactgtgaagatctttgtaaatcccgaatttaactcacacaatctccggaatatccgattattcaggggagagtatatgtaacaatcttttgtaatcccccttgagcctataaatagcaaaagatagctcaaggaagggacctttggcttttgaattatttgagattagagtaattctccttggaatattgtattgttcttcagaggttagtgaaactcattgagccaTTGTTCTtttatcactcctttgattcctatatcaataacagtctaagtggacgtaggttattaccagatcctggggccgaaccactataaaaatatcgtgttcttattactttttcgtcattacgttcttatcaacacattcattcgtatcaagcatattctgactccgtgtcagttgaccaaattctgggtcaacattctggtgctttcattgagagcttgatttatcattgctgagaaaactaatggcgaaaactggaaggaaagctggacaggcggccgctgctgcgccatcaaatccacctcctcctccccctgcaagcgtggcggaggatgagccacatctagactttgaggaggaagaaatggatgatgcaacgctgaagagtaccctgggggcgttgcaggaggagctggctagtctgaaagccagtcaagagactgctgccgaagttgtggcgcggcagcagcaagagcttgaacggcagcgcgcggaattacgtgaaaggcaggcggagatggaccgccgctagagcgaagccatggcagccctcgaggcggccttgcagctggcaaggaatcaggccgcacctgtttcacagcctaaccaacctgtcaatgggccaccccagaggggtcctaatccaagcccaccgatccagccttcgagtccacaaaggcccgagcagcctcaagcgccccatgacgatgtcccgctggaccctgaggcgcatccaccatcccaagctggtcgcggcaatcccccgcaacagaggcagaatagggccgagcatc
It encodes the following:
- the LOC133802444 gene encoding small ribosomal subunit protein uS11x gives rise to the protein MASKRKNREPKEENVTLGPAVREGEHVFGVAHIFASFNDTFIHVTDLSGRETLVRITGGMKVKADRDESSPYAAMLAAQDVAQRCKELGVTALHIKLRATGGNKTKTPGPGAQSALRALARSGMRIGRIEDVTPIPTDSTRRKGGRRGRRL